The following are encoded in a window of Mycobacteroides chelonae CCUG 47445 genomic DNA:
- a CDS encoding AzlC family ABC transporter permease → MNQEVLPPQPRHRDELVKAVSHAGVVWAGLFALGIGLGVVVTSHGLPWWLAPIISGVLFAGSVEFILIGMLSAGASVPAIALTTFLVNSRHLFYGMSFPLDRVASRLGKSYSMFALCDEAYALITALDHRALSSRRILWTQCGLHLSWVAGATTGGLAGASFLSGLKGLDFVLIAMFLVLVLDTYRLRPDIPGIALAVVAALAALAIAPGAMILVAMCCYTATLVVRHYLTHSGAEERAGHA, encoded by the coding sequence ATGAATCAGGAGGTGCTGCCGCCACAGCCTCGACACCGGGATGAGCTGGTCAAAGCAGTCAGCCATGCTGGCGTTGTCTGGGCAGGGTTGTTTGCCCTCGGTATCGGATTAGGCGTCGTGGTCACCTCTCATGGGCTCCCCTGGTGGCTGGCACCGATCATCTCCGGAGTCCTGTTCGCAGGCTCGGTCGAGTTCATCCTGATCGGCATGCTGTCCGCGGGCGCATCAGTGCCGGCCATAGCGCTGACGACATTCCTCGTCAATTCCCGCCATCTCTTCTACGGGATGTCATTCCCCCTTGACCGAGTCGCCAGCCGACTGGGCAAGTCGTACAGCATGTTCGCGCTATGTGACGAGGCCTACGCATTGATCACCGCGCTGGACCACCGGGCGTTGAGCTCGCGCCGGATTCTGTGGACCCAATGCGGTCTGCACCTTTCATGGGTTGCGGGGGCGACCACCGGCGGTCTCGCCGGAGCCTCCTTCCTCAGCGGACTGAAGGGGCTGGATTTCGTGCTCATCGCCATGTTCTTGGTGCTCGTTCTTGACACCTACCGTTTGCGGCCAGATATCCCGGGTATCGCGCTCGCGGTGGTGGCGGCACTCGCGGCACTGGCGATCGCCCCTGGCGCGATGATTCTCGTGGCCATGTGCTGCTACACCGCCACTCTTGTCGTCCGGCACTACCTCACCCACTCCGGCGCGGAAGAGCGGGCAGGCCATGCCTGA
- a CDS encoding branched-chain amino acid transporter permease, which yields MPEPAYIAVALVSAVVITFALRALPFAARNAIKNSELAADLGRWIPLGATAILAVYCLSTINLTGPSHGAGPIVGVVTTVGMHLWRRNAVLSIVVGTLACLVITNVGETHLGLIAG from the coding sequence ATGCCTGAACCCGCTTACATCGCAGTGGCTTTGGTCTCCGCCGTGGTGATCACCTTCGCCTTGCGGGCTCTACCCTTCGCCGCGCGAAACGCCATCAAGAACAGCGAGCTGGCTGCCGACCTGGGACGCTGGATTCCACTGGGCGCCACCGCCATTCTTGCCGTATATTGCCTTTCGACGATCAACCTGACGGGACCGTCACACGGCGCCGGGCCCATCGTCGGCGTGGTGACGACAGTGGGCATGCATCTCTGGCGACGCAACGCGGTGCTCAGCATCGTGGTCGGCACCCTCGCCTGTCTGGTCATCACCAACGTGGGCGAGACACACCTCGGGCTCATCGCCGGGTAA
- a CDS encoding TetR/AcrR family transcriptional regulator: MNQADARTRLLEATEQVLLEDGLAALSVRRVTGLAGMNVNAVNYTFGSKDALLRALMLRIMEPALAERSRRLDEVIRTPGHTVEDLVVAFLSPHVSADAQQIALFMEIGVKPVLEGDVRFEQTREDIVQEGIGRLVAALSPLLPEVPTEVLAFRVETMLGMSLMHAMNRDYLADKYGLVKGERNQYLIDDVVRFFSHGLAAPTQLHPLPES, translated from the coding sequence GTGAACCAGGCGGATGCGCGTACGAGGCTGCTGGAGGCGACCGAACAGGTGCTGCTCGAAGACGGTCTGGCGGCGCTATCTGTGCGTCGGGTGACTGGACTGGCCGGTATGAACGTCAATGCCGTCAACTACACGTTCGGAAGCAAGGATGCGCTCTTACGAGCTCTCATGCTGAGGATCATGGAACCTGCCCTTGCGGAGCGGAGTCGCCGCCTCGACGAGGTGATACGGACGCCGGGCCATACGGTCGAAGATCTTGTTGTCGCGTTTCTTTCGCCGCATGTGTCTGCCGACGCGCAGCAGATTGCTTTGTTCATGGAAATAGGGGTCAAACCGGTACTCGAGGGCGATGTGCGGTTTGAACAAACCCGGGAGGACATCGTCCAAGAGGGGATAGGCCGGCTGGTCGCGGCGTTATCGCCATTGCTGCCTGAAGTACCTACAGAGGTCCTAGCTTTCCGCGTAGAAACGATGCTCGGCATGTCCCTCATGCACGCTATGAACAGGGACTATCTCGCCGATAAATATGGTCTGGTGAAAGGGGAGCGCAACCAATACCTCATCGATGATGTGGTGCGCTTCTTCTCTCACGGACTGGCGGCGCCGACACAGCTACATCCGCTCCCTGAGTCTTAG
- a CDS encoding NAD(P)/FAD-dependent oxidoreductase, which produces MDTFDVAIVGARCAGASLAIQLARQGLSVCLLDKARFPTDKASTHLFTPSGTAVLERLGVLDDVVDAGATPLRTMRLRSNDVSVTTRPDPGVIGVMLGIRRETFDPILLEHVARAGAEIRTGCRVDGVLTDKGRVVGLETQSGPIHAELVVGADGQHSRIAERVGAREYLTTPGSYMPTWSFYEGATPPYDLVMGRVGEGNGIALPLDNGIYIAMMGTPMAKADAFLADRYANFDAALARWPEMAEAVAGATRRGPLRILRRWHGYFRTAAGPGWVLVGDAGHFKDPAPGQGMADAFRQSESLAARIVAGLGGDTIDKELLDWWRWRDLDAVEMYWAASTLGELTNPAAVTDAAFRTLGKSDVALERMLQAILPRTVKPHSSLRLRDVSRMVAYIAAAVATKPGQLTPTAKAAIWQARQIGRIAVAYPGHRIGARRYRQLPVLSSGLSNPKSIESLRSVSEAS; this is translated from the coding sequence ATGGACACGTTCGACGTGGCGATCGTTGGCGCACGATGCGCTGGCGCCTCGCTCGCCATTCAGCTGGCGCGGCAGGGGCTCTCGGTGTGCTTGCTCGATAAGGCTCGATTCCCCACGGACAAGGCTTCGACGCACCTTTTCACGCCTAGTGGCACAGCAGTTTTGGAGCGTTTGGGTGTGCTCGACGACGTCGTGGATGCAGGGGCGACGCCACTGCGGACCATGCGGTTGCGTAGTAACGACGTGAGCGTCACCACCCGACCCGACCCCGGTGTCATCGGAGTAATGCTTGGTATTCGGCGCGAGACCTTCGACCCGATTCTCCTGGAGCACGTCGCCCGTGCGGGCGCTGAGATCCGTACCGGCTGTCGCGTTGACGGTGTCTTGACCGACAAAGGGCGCGTCGTCGGACTGGAAACACAGAGTGGACCCATCCACGCCGAACTCGTAGTCGGCGCAGACGGACAGCATTCGCGAATCGCCGAACGTGTTGGAGCGCGGGAGTATCTGACCACCCCTGGCTCGTACATGCCGACGTGGTCCTTCTACGAGGGTGCGACCCCTCCGTATGACCTGGTGATGGGTCGGGTCGGGGAGGGGAACGGTATCGCGCTTCCGTTGGATAACGGCATCTACATCGCCATGATGGGTACACCGATGGCCAAGGCCGATGCCTTTCTGGCGGACCGTTACGCGAACTTCGATGCCGCGCTGGCACGTTGGCCCGAGATGGCCGAGGCGGTCGCGGGAGCGACGCGCCGGGGGCCGTTGCGCATCCTGCGGCGCTGGCACGGCTACTTCCGAACGGCTGCAGGCCCCGGCTGGGTGCTGGTGGGCGATGCCGGCCATTTCAAAGACCCGGCGCCTGGACAGGGAATGGCCGATGCGTTCCGCCAGAGCGAGTCCTTGGCGGCTCGCATCGTGGCAGGACTGGGCGGCGACACCATCGACAAAGAATTGTTGGACTGGTGGCGATGGCGCGACCTGGATGCAGTGGAAATGTATTGGGCCGCATCAACTCTAGGTGAGCTGACTAATCCTGCGGCCGTCACGGATGCGGCCTTCCGGACTCTGGGCAAGAGCGATGTGGCTTTGGAGCGGATGCTGCAGGCGATCCTGCCGCGTACCGTCAAGCCGCACAGTTCTCTCCGGTTAAGGGACGTTTCGCGGATGGTCGCGTACATTGCCGCAGCGGTGGCCACGAAGCCAGGCCAGTTGACTCCGACGGCCAAAGCGGCAATATGGCAAGCACGTCAAATCGGGAGGATTGCCGTTGCTTACCCGGGGCATCGGATCGGAGCACGCCGATACCGGCAGCTGCCAGTGCTGTCGTCCGGGCTGAGTAACCCGAAGAGTATCGAGTCGCTACGTTCGGTATCCGAAGCAAGTTAG
- a CDS encoding esterase family protein, with translation MRRVSSMRGATIRFVRAAAVGAVVLPALVGIAGGSAMANAFSRPGLPVEYLEVPSASMGRDIKVQFQGGGPKAVYLLDGQRAREDFSGWDIETTAFEDYYQSGISMVMPVGGQSSNYTDWYRPAKGKDGVWTYKWETFLTGELPQWLAANRGVSATGNAIVGLSMAGPSALTLSIYHPQQFIYAGALSAPLHPSANKWQISISMSDAGGFSSEDMWGPESDPAWVRNDPYLNIDKLIANNTRLWIYCGNAQATDLDKDRNGFENLAGGVIEGQVIDANKQFADAYAAAGGKNAHFSFPDGGIHNWTYWGQQLRAMKTDLVGYLTGS, from the coding sequence ATGAGACGCGTTTCTTCGATGCGTGGCGCCACCATCCGTTTTGTCAGGGCCGCGGCCGTTGGGGCCGTGGTTCTGCCGGCGCTCGTCGGTATCGCTGGCGGCTCGGCGATGGCGAATGCCTTTTCGCGCCCGGGGCTTCCGGTCGAGTACCTGGAGGTGCCGTCAGCCTCGATGGGGCGCGACATCAAGGTTCAGTTTCAGGGAGGTGGCCCTAAGGCTGTCTATCTCCTTGACGGGCAGCGCGCTCGCGAAGATTTCAGCGGATGGGATATCGAGACCACGGCTTTCGAGGACTACTACCAATCGGGTATCTCGATGGTCATGCCAGTCGGTGGACAATCCAGCAACTACACGGACTGGTACCGCCCCGCTAAAGGCAAAGACGGTGTCTGGACCTACAAATGGGAGACCTTCCTCACCGGTGAGCTGCCGCAATGGCTGGCCGCCAACCGGGGGGTCTCGGCCACGGGGAACGCCATCGTCGGGCTATCGATGGCGGGTCCGTCCGCACTGACCCTGTCGATCTACCACCCGCAGCAGTTCATCTACGCGGGGGCTCTCTCGGCGCCGCTGCACCCGTCGGCCAATAAATGGCAGATCTCCATCTCTATGTCCGACGCCGGCGGGTTCAGCTCGGAAGACATGTGGGGGCCCGAGAGCGACCCCGCCTGGGTTCGCAACGACCCGTACCTCAACATCGATAAGCTGATTGCCAACAACACCCGACTGTGGATCTACTGCGGCAACGCGCAGGCCACCGATCTTGATAAGGACCGCAACGGCTTTGAAAACCTCGCGGGCGGGGTCATCGAGGGGCAGGTCATCGACGCCAACAAGCAATTCGCCGATGCCTATGCTGCGGCGGGTGGCAAGAACGCTCACTTCAGTTTCCCCGATGGCGGTATCCACAACTGGACCTATTGGGGTCAGCAGTTGCGCGCCATGAAGACCGACCTCGTGGGTTACCTGACCGGGTCGTAG
- a CDS encoding TetR/AcrR family transcriptional regulator — MLNTRLQPRKQPRQDRAGATRRRILDAAAHVFADFGYAAGTTNRIAERADISIGSLYQYFPNKDSILVELMTAHTEEGFALIQRHLSAGLPNSIEDTLRVFVRAAIDNHRDNPRLHRVLFEEAPRPPEFLALLHRSEDAVVAAAETLLATHPEVRIAETAMAARMVVATIESLVHRLVAGPRPVDTQLFEDELVNMLTRYLTH, encoded by the coding sequence ATGCTCAACACCCGGCTACAGCCACGCAAGCAGCCACGACAGGACCGCGCAGGGGCCACCCGGCGGCGCATCCTCGACGCGGCTGCTCACGTTTTCGCCGACTTCGGTTACGCCGCCGGGACCACCAATCGCATCGCCGAGCGGGCCGATATCTCGATCGGCTCGCTGTATCAGTACTTCCCCAACAAGGACTCCATCCTCGTCGAGCTGATGACCGCGCACACCGAGGAAGGGTTCGCCCTCATCCAGCGGCATCTGTCTGCGGGACTGCCCAATTCGATCGAAGACACCCTGCGAGTCTTTGTCAGGGCAGCCATCGACAACCATCGCGACAACCCACGGTTGCACCGGGTGCTCTTCGAAGAGGCGCCGCGCCCACCCGAGTTCCTGGCCTTGTTGCATCGGTCGGAAGATGCCGTCGTCGCTGCGGCCGAGACGCTCCTGGCAACACACCCCGAGGTCCGGATAGCCGAAACAGCCATGGCGGCAAGGATGGTGGTGGCGACCATCGAGTCACTGGTACACCGTCTGGTGGCCGGTCCACGACCGGTCGATACGCAACTGTTCGAGGACGAGCTGGTCAACATGTTGACGCGGTACCTGACACACTGA
- a CDS encoding metal-dependent hydrolase, with the protein MEREIRTRRIRFRYPAGSLRRHYVQDDLGMSHVVSVLSAAFPEGEAFMIRSVRAVADQLTDPVLKKQVAGFIGQEATHSREHRDLNERLQQMGYPTAFVDRATRRVLETRSRFSSPRYCLAMTAALEHYTAILAETLLTDQRALDMLGEGEVRSMLLWHALEESEHRTVAFDVYQAIGGTNRMRVSVMWFTTFGFFTLAACASFISLFRDRDFYNPRIFFPSVSRMFRSPFFSREVFRRLMSYSRKDFHPDEVDNTELIAKWNALLFGEQGQIADHLH; encoded by the coding sequence GTGGAGCGGGAGATCAGGACCAGACGGATCAGGTTTCGTTATCCGGCCGGTTCCCTGCGCCGTCACTATGTGCAGGACGACCTGGGCATGAGTCATGTGGTGTCGGTGCTTTCGGCGGCCTTCCCCGAGGGGGAGGCGTTCATGATTCGTTCGGTGCGCGCGGTTGCCGACCAGCTGACCGATCCTGTGCTCAAGAAGCAGGTGGCAGGCTTCATCGGGCAGGAAGCCACGCATAGCCGCGAGCACCGCGATCTCAACGAGCGGCTGCAGCAGATGGGTTATCCGACCGCGTTTGTCGACCGGGCGACCCGCAGGGTTCTGGAAACGCGCTCACGCTTCTCGTCTCCCCGGTACTGCCTTGCGATGACAGCCGCGCTGGAGCATTACACCGCGATTCTCGCCGAGACCTTGCTGACAGATCAGCGGGCCTTGGACATGCTGGGTGAGGGAGAGGTGCGTTCCATGCTGCTGTGGCACGCGCTGGAGGAATCTGAGCATCGCACGGTGGCGTTCGACGTCTACCAGGCCATCGGCGGAACCAACCGTATGCGGGTATCCGTCATGTGGTTCACCACATTTGGGTTCTTCACCCTTGCCGCATGTGCGTCGTTCATCTCGCTGTTTCGGGATCGGGACTTCTACAACCCCAGGATCTTCTTTCCGAGTGTTAGCCGGATGTTCCGTTCGCCGTTCTTCTCACGTGAGGTGTTCCGGCGATTGATGTCCTACAGTCGCAAGGATTTTCACCCCGATGAGGTAGACAACACCGAACTCATCGCGAAGTGGAATGCCCTGTTGTTTGGCGAGCAGGGGCAGATCGCCGATCATTTGCACTGA
- a CDS encoding metal-dependent hydrolase, with protein sequence MDRPIKTRRIKFRYQPGSLDRHFVQGDLVSSHMMAMLSAVFPEGEEFFIRSVRRYSDQITDPELKKQVAGFIGQEMTHGREHRELNERLQEMGYPTAFVERLARRIFNFQTRNYPPIYTLAVTAALEHYTAVLAETLLTDQRALDMLGEGEVRSMLLWHAFEEAEHRCVTFDVYRAVGGSERLRIWVMRRTTIAFIYTTFFETVISLLRDKAAYNPVRLVKSIAALRHLPFLSREVRRRIGEYNRPGFHPNDSDNSELIEKWHAELFGENGQLTGHLH encoded by the coding sequence ATGGACAGGCCGATCAAGACCCGCCGTATCAAGTTTCGCTACCAACCTGGTTCGCTGGATCGTCATTTTGTACAAGGTGACCTGGTGTCTAGCCACATGATGGCGATGCTGTCGGCGGTGTTTCCGGAGGGCGAGGAGTTCTTCATCCGGTCGGTCCGGCGTTACTCGGACCAGATCACCGATCCTGAGCTCAAAAAGCAGGTGGCCGGATTCATCGGCCAGGAGATGACACACGGGCGTGAACATCGCGAACTCAACGAGCGCCTGCAGGAGATGGGCTATCCCACCGCGTTCGTGGAGCGGCTGGCTCGGCGGATTTTCAACTTCCAGACCCGGAATTACCCGCCGATCTACACCTTGGCCGTCACGGCCGCGTTGGAGCATTACACCGCGGTCCTTGCCGAGACCTTGCTGACCGATCAGCGTGCCTTGGACATGCTGGGTGAGGGCGAGGTGCGTTCCATGCTGCTGTGGCATGCCTTCGAGGAAGCCGAGCACCGGTGCGTGACCTTCGATGTGTACCGCGCAGTCGGTGGTAGCGAGCGGCTACGCATCTGGGTGATGCGCCGCACCACCATCGCGTTCATCTACACCACATTCTTCGAGACGGTGATCTCGCTGCTGCGTGATAAGGCCGCCTACAACCCGGTTCGCTTGGTGAAAAGCATTGCGGCGTTGCGGCACTTGCCGTTCCTGAGTCGTGAGGTACGTCGCCGCATCGGCGAGTACAACCGTCCGGGATTCCATCCCAACGACTCCGACAATTCCGAACTGATCGAGAAATGGCATGCCGAGCTCTTCGGGGAGAACGGACAGCTGACCGGCCATCTGCACTAG
- a CDS encoding ArsR/SmtB family transcription factor, whose protein sequence is MARTPTTADAFNAIAEAGRRDLLSAIGTGEVTVNDLVARTRMGQPQVSKHLGVLRAVDLVRVRSHGRHRFYRVNGAALRPVHDWVTAFERTWNERLNRLDDLLTELQEETP, encoded by the coding sequence ATGGCCCGCACCCCCACGACCGCCGATGCGTTCAACGCGATCGCCGAGGCCGGCCGTCGCGACCTTCTCAGTGCCATCGGCACCGGCGAGGTCACGGTGAACGATCTGGTGGCGCGGACCAGGATGGGTCAGCCACAGGTGTCGAAGCATCTGGGCGTGCTCCGCGCCGTCGATCTGGTGCGGGTGCGCTCACATGGACGGCACCGCTTCTATCGGGTCAACGGTGCGGCTCTGCGGCCCGTCCACGACTGGGTGACCGCGTTTGAACGCACCTGGAACGAGCGTCTCAACCGGCTCGACGACCTACTCACCGAACTACAGGAGGAAACCCCATGA
- a CDS encoding SRPBCC family protein translates to MSSRYGSATVELPSDTTILITRSFDAPAALVFRTLTEPDLVKRWWGFETAHWQVCDIDLRVGGTWRYVVSQPCESAPDMEVGFHGEYHEIDRPHRLVNTEVYEGMPDASALVSTTLDEVDGVTTMRVLVQHSCKEHRDGHIESGMEVGMQISYNRIEDLLADVK, encoded by the coding sequence ATGAGCAGTCGGTATGGCAGCGCCACCGTCGAACTTCCCTCGGATACAACGATTCTCATCACCCGATCATTTGACGCGCCCGCCGCACTGGTCTTTCGAACGCTCACCGAGCCCGATCTGGTCAAGCGCTGGTGGGGATTCGAGACCGCGCACTGGCAGGTCTGCGATATCGATCTGCGAGTAGGTGGCACATGGCGGTATGTAGTCAGCCAACCGTGCGAATCCGCGCCAGACATGGAGGTCGGGTTCCACGGCGAGTACCACGAGATCGACAGACCCCACCGATTGGTCAATACCGAGGTCTACGAGGGGATGCCCGATGCCTCGGCCCTGGTGTCCACCACCCTGGACGAGGTCGACGGGGTCACCACCATGCGGGTCTTGGTACAGCACAGCTGCAAGGAGCACCGGGACGGACACATCGAGTCCGGCATGGAGGTGGGCATGCAGATCAGCTACAACCGCATCGAGGATCTGCTGGCTGACGTGAAATAG
- a CDS encoding nitroreductase family deazaflavin-dependent oxidoreductase: MTNEFTFEYIATNPQWVDEQIEIYESSGGVEGTTLEGIPVVILYTVGAKSGQIRKAPLMRVEHEGVYLAVGSIGGAPKNPAWVANLRANPVFELRDGENVQTVRAEEISDDAERANWWERAVAAFPPYAEYTKRTTRVFPLFTLTPVS, translated from the coding sequence GTGACCAACGAATTCACCTTCGAATACATCGCCACCAACCCACAGTGGGTCGACGAGCAGATCGAGATCTACGAATCCAGCGGCGGCGTCGAGGGCACCACGTTAGAGGGCATCCCCGTCGTGATCTTGTACACCGTCGGCGCGAAATCGGGACAGATCCGCAAGGCGCCGCTCATGCGTGTGGAACACGAGGGCGTGTACCTCGCGGTCGGCTCGATCGGCGGCGCACCGAAGAACCCCGCCTGGGTCGCGAATCTGCGTGCCAATCCGGTCTTCGAGCTGCGCGACGGCGAAAACGTGCAGACCGTCCGTGCCGAAGAAATCTCGGACGACGCCGAGCGTGCGAACTGGTGGGAACGTGCCGTGGCGGCCTTCCCGCCCTACGCCGAGTACACGAAGCGCACCACGCGGGTGTTCCCGCTGTTCACCCTCACTCCGGTGAGTTAG
- a CDS encoding acyltransferase, protein MTTMWGAPLHKRWRGQRLRDPAQAKFLTKASLRWVIANKAYTPWYLVRYWRLLKFKLSNPHIVTRGMLFLGKNVEIHCTPELARMEIGRWVHIGDGNSLRAHEGSLRLGDKVVFGKDNVVNAYIDIEFGDSALMADWCYVCDFDHRMEDITYPIKDQGIIKSPVRIGPDTWIATKVTILRDTIVGRGCVLGAHAVVKGVIPDYSIAVGAPARVVKNRKVAWDASAAQRAQLAEALADIERKKAAANSPE, encoded by the coding sequence ATGACGACGATGTGGGGCGCTCCCCTGCACAAGCGGTGGCGCGGACAGCGCCTGCGCGACCCGGCACAGGCCAAATTCCTGACCAAGGCCTCACTGCGATGGGTGATCGCGAACAAGGCATACACACCGTGGTACCTGGTGCGGTACTGGCGGCTGCTCAAGTTCAAGCTCTCCAATCCGCACATCGTCACGCGCGGCATGCTGTTCCTGGGCAAGAACGTCGAGATCCACTGCACACCAGAGCTGGCCCGGATGGAGATCGGCCGGTGGGTGCACATCGGCGATGGAAACTCGTTGCGCGCCCACGAGGGGTCACTGCGGCTGGGCGACAAGGTGGTGTTCGGTAAGGACAACGTCGTCAACGCCTACATCGATATCGAGTTCGGTGACTCCGCCCTGATGGCCGACTGGTGCTATGTGTGCGATTTCGACCATCGGATGGAAGACATCACCTATCCGATCAAGGACCAGGGCATCATCAAGTCCCCGGTGCGCATCGGGCCGGATACCTGGATCGCCACCAAGGTGACGATCCTGCGGGACACGATCGTCGGCCGCGGCTGCGTGCTCGGCGCTCACGCCGTGGTCAAGGGTGTCATTCCGGACTACTCGATTGCGGTCGGTGCCCCGGCCCGGGTCGTCAAGAACCGCAAGGTGGCGTGGGACGCCTCGGCCGCGCAACGAGCTCAGCTGGCCGAGGCGCTGGCCGATATCGAACGTAAGAAGGCGGCCGCTAACTCACCGGAGTGA
- a CDS encoding PQQ-binding-like beta-propeller repeat protein: MLSRARVLASMVFATLLTVTGCSGDDSWINIKAAPGWSASYADAHNSSYTPTEGARELTLEWSRNTKGQIGSAAAIGIDNFIAVSADTPAGCTLMEWENNKAARQRWCTRMITGSPWSGPLADGYNNIYMGQPGAVVSFPPTQWIRWRKPVIGAPTTPKIVEPGRLLIVTHLGQILIFNAQRGEVVGTPMDLLEGVDPTDPRRGLGDCEAAGPQCPVSASPAYDPETGTIVTTLWQPGKPVPVLLGITYDADGHITLKHKWANKIIDEGVIGSPVMSQDGETVYINDRKGSLHAMHTFDGSQKWSLPLGFNAVTPPSVAPDGTIIAGTGDKATLVAIKDSGSKGEIAWRRDDLVPLSTSSQAAGNVGYAVVKDGDKGLALVVFNTPDGATINRYPLPDAAGVPVGISIGPDQRVIVTLSEGQVYGFRPGT, translated from the coding sequence GTGCTTTCCCGGGCACGAGTACTCGCGAGCATGGTCTTCGCGACACTCCTCACCGTTACCGGATGCTCCGGCGATGATTCCTGGATCAACATCAAAGCGGCGCCAGGCTGGTCCGCAAGCTACGCCGACGCGCACAACAGCAGCTACACGCCCACCGAGGGCGCTCGCGAACTGACCCTGGAGTGGAGCCGGAACACCAAGGGCCAGATAGGCAGTGCCGCGGCAATCGGCATCGACAACTTCATCGCGGTCAGTGCCGACACCCCTGCCGGTTGCACGCTCATGGAGTGGGAGAACAACAAGGCCGCGCGCCAGCGCTGGTGCACCCGGATGATCACCGGCAGCCCATGGTCGGGACCGCTCGCCGACGGCTACAACAACATCTACATGGGCCAGCCCGGCGCCGTGGTGTCGTTTCCCCCCACCCAGTGGATCCGGTGGCGCAAGCCAGTAATCGGCGCACCCACCACACCCAAGATCGTCGAGCCCGGACGGCTCCTCATCGTCACGCACCTCGGTCAGATACTGATCTTCAATGCGCAGCGCGGTGAGGTCGTGGGCACCCCCATGGATCTGCTCGAAGGTGTCGATCCGACCGATCCGCGGCGCGGCCTGGGTGACTGCGAAGCGGCCGGACCGCAATGTCCGGTATCCGCCTCCCCCGCCTACGACCCGGAAACCGGCACCATCGTCACCACGCTGTGGCAGCCAGGAAAACCCGTACCCGTGCTGCTGGGAATCACGTACGACGCCGACGGCCACATCACCCTGAAACACAAGTGGGCCAACAAGATCATTGACGAAGGCGTGATCGGCTCCCCGGTGATGTCTCAGGATGGCGAAACGGTCTACATCAATGACCGCAAGGGTTCGCTCCACGCGATGCATACCTTCGATGGCAGCCAGAAATGGTCGCTGCCCTTGGGATTCAACGCCGTCACACCGCCCTCCGTCGCACCGGACGGAACCATCATCGCCGGAACCGGCGACAAGGCCACCCTGGTGGCCATCAAAGACTCCGGTAGCAAGGGTGAAATCGCCTGGCGTCGCGACGACCTCGTTCCGCTCTCGACATCCAGCCAGGCCGCCGGAAACGTCGGTTATGCCGTGGTCAAGGACGGAGACAAGGGCCTGGCGCTGGTGGTGTTCAACACCCCGGACGGAGCCACCATCAACCGCTATCCGCTACCCGATGCCGCCGGAGTCCCGGTCGGCATCTCGATTGGACCGGATCAGCGCGTGATCGTCACGCTGAGCGAGGGCCAGGTGTACGGGTTCCGCCCGGGGACCTAG